The Devosia sp. YIM 151766 genome includes a region encoding these proteins:
- a CDS encoding efflux RND transporter permease subunit, producing MPRVVLTIMVIILVAGTGAYMSMPKESFPAIDVPYLYVSISQTGVSPRDAENLLAKPAEEELANLPGLQNISSTATTGHASVFLEFDINTDKDQALQDTRARMDAIKAKLPADANDPSVNEIDLIGMPIISVAVYGSAPEKELVRRAEQLQDALEGINEVREASLSGARKEQLEVRVDLLRLETYGLTANQLFDALARNNMVVPGGTLNTGQGAFNIEVPGLITTAEDVYSLPLKTDGNTIVTFGDVATITRTLADATEYTQVNGSPALILGVSKKLGTNIIDVSDKVRAVTEQVAADWPAGVTYSFFLDQAETTTALFRSLEAAVLTAVALVLITCIATLGVRPALMIGLSIPLSFMMAFLVADMLGMTINMMVMFGLVIAVGVLVDDPVVVVEYAERKLQEGVPKKEAFILAVRKMFVPVVGATATTLGAFVPLLFWPGIIGKFMSYLPMIVIIVMVASFISALIFMPVIGSIIASSHVDKKEKEKADIVMYPDKFDTSKVSGLTGIYVRIMDKLLHWPLPTLAVGFGIIATIFVAYAMNPTGTEAFPASEPEFATVAVVGRGNYSPEEIRDMMVEIESELLQVHGIQDVIMQFGSTGAFGSTPPDTLGNFQLQLTNWNHRVPASEIFADIRERVAGFAGLDIQLLAAENGPPAGKDINLRVESSNYDDLVPVVTAIRDHLASWPEVVDLEDGRPSPGIDWQITIDRAEAGKYGIGVRELAPYVQLITAGVKLGTYRDAETGDEMDIRVRLPQEERTFDALDSMRIATAQGLVPVSNFIERKAVPKVANIQRRNQVYTMPVAAGLTNLAEGIYPADKVQELQGWIAEQDFPQGVAVTFGGAEEQMGDANAFIGQAMMMAMALIFFILLLEYNSFYQVMVTLSTVIMSVAGVLLGMLVTGMSFSAIMTGLGIVALAGIVVKNGIVLIDTYNDYHRHQNVEAVKAMLLTVSQRVRPVLLTAFLTALGVIPMWANIEFDFMRREIVMGGLAGSWFVHLSAALVSGLFFSTALTLVMVPVMITAPTVMWKQIKWLGALFASLGQWIASPFRRGQPVAAPAGFDGVAMEVPEDGGADGTKRYIVSKEAGLTEKDASGVAVVNRRDAAE from the coding sequence ATGCCGCGGGTGGTCCTGACGATCATGGTGATCATCCTGGTGGCCGGTACGGGCGCCTATATGTCGATGCCGAAGGAGAGCTTCCCGGCCATCGACGTGCCCTATCTCTATGTCTCGATCAGCCAGACCGGCGTGTCGCCGCGCGACGCGGAAAACCTGCTGGCCAAACCGGCCGAGGAGGAACTGGCCAACCTGCCGGGCCTGCAGAATATCAGCTCGACCGCAACGACCGGCCATGCCTCGGTATTCCTCGAATTCGACATCAATACCGACAAGGACCAGGCGCTGCAGGATACGCGCGCGCGCATGGACGCGATCAAGGCCAAGCTGCCGGCCGACGCCAACGATCCGAGCGTGAATGAAATCGACCTGATCGGCATGCCGATCATTTCGGTGGCGGTCTATGGTTCCGCCCCGGAAAAGGAATTGGTGCGCCGCGCCGAGCAATTGCAGGACGCGCTGGAAGGCATCAACGAGGTGCGCGAAGCCAGTCTGTCGGGGGCCCGCAAAGAGCAGCTGGAAGTTCGAGTCGACCTGTTGCGCCTGGAAACCTATGGCCTGACCGCCAATCAGCTCTTCGACGCGCTGGCCCGCAACAATATGGTGGTGCCGGGGGGCACGCTCAATACCGGGCAAGGCGCGTTCAATATCGAAGTGCCGGGACTGATCACCACGGCCGAGGACGTCTATAGCCTGCCGCTCAAAACCGATGGCAATACCATCGTCACCTTCGGGGACGTGGCCACGATCACCCGCACCCTGGCCGACGCCACCGAATATACCCAGGTCAACGGCTCCCCTGCCCTGATCCTGGGCGTCTCCAAGAAGCTGGGCACCAATATCATCGACGTCTCCGACAAGGTGCGGGCGGTGACCGAACAGGTGGCCGCGGACTGGCCGGCGGGCGTGACCTATTCCTTCTTCCTGGACCAGGCCGAAACCACCACGGCCCTGTTCCGCTCGCTGGAAGCGGCAGTGCTGACCGCCGTAGCCCTGGTGCTGATCACCTGTATCGCCACCTTGGGCGTGAGGCCGGCATTGATGATCGGCCTCTCCATCCCGCTATCGTTCATGATGGCCTTCCTGGTCGCGGACATGCTGGGCATGACCATCAACATGATGGTGATGTTCGGGCTGGTCATCGCGGTGGGCGTGCTGGTGGACGACCCGGTAGTGGTGGTCGAATATGCCGAGCGAAAATTGCAGGAAGGCGTGCCGAAGAAGGAAGCCTTCATTCTGGCCGTGCGCAAGATGTTCGTGCCGGTGGTGGGGGCCACGGCCACCACACTGGGCGCTTTCGTGCCGCTGCTGTTCTGGCCGGGCATTATCGGCAAGTTCATGAGCTATCTGCCGATGATCGTGATCATCGTCATGGTGGCCTCGTTCATCTCCGCCCTGATCTTCATGCCGGTGATCGGCTCGATCATCGCCTCCAGCCATGTGGACAAGAAGGAGAAGGAAAAGGCCGATATCGTGATGTATCCGGACAAGTTCGACACCAGCAAGGTGAGCGGGCTGACCGGCATCTATGTCCGGATCATGGACAAGCTGCTGCACTGGCCGCTGCCGACCCTGGCGGTGGGCTTCGGCATCATCGCCACCATCTTCGTCGCCTATGCGATGAACCCCACCGGCACCGAAGCCTTCCCGGCCTCGGAGCCGGAATTCGCCACCGTCGCCGTGGTGGGCAGGGGAAATTACTCGCCGGAAGAAATCCGCGACATGATGGTGGAGATCGAGAGCGAGCTGTTGCAGGTCCATGGCATCCAGGACGTGATCATGCAGTTCGGCTCGACCGGCGCCTTCGGCTCGACGCCGCCCGACACGCTGGGCAATTTCCAGCTGCAATTGACCAATTGGAACCATCGCGTTCCGGCCTCGGAGATCTTCGCGGATATCCGCGAGCGGGTGGCGGGCTTTGCCGGCCTCGATATCCAATTGCTGGCGGCCGAGAATGGCCCGCCGGCGGGCAAGGACATCAATCTGCGGGTCGAAAGCAGCAATTACGACGATCTGGTGCCGGTGGTGACCGCGATCCGCGACCATTTGGCAAGCTGGCCGGAAGTGGTGGATCTGGAAGACGGCCGCCCCTCGCCCGGCATCGACTGGCAGATCACCATCGACCGCGCCGAAGCCGGCAAATACGGCATCGGGGTGCGCGAATTGGCGCCCTATGTGCAGCTCATCACCGCCGGGGTGAAACTGGGCACTTATCGCGACGCGGAAACCGGCGATGAAATGGATATCCGCGTACGCCTGCCCCAGGAGGAACGCACATTCGATGCGCTCGATTCCATGCGCATCGCCACGGCGCAGGGCCTGGTGCCGGTGTCCAATTTCATCGAGCGCAAGGCCGTGCCCAAGGTCGCCAATATCCAGCGGCGCAATCAGGTCTACACCATGCCGGTGGCCGCCGGCCTCACCAACCTGGCCGAGGGCATCTATCCCGCCGACAAGGTGCAGGAATTGCAGGGCTGGATCGCCGAGCAGGATTTCCCGCAGGGCGTGGCCGTGACCTTTGGCGGCGCCGAGGAGCAGATGGGCGATGCCAATGCCTTTATCGGGCAGGCCATGATGATGGCCATGGCGCTGATCTTCTTCATCCTGCTGCTGGAATATAACAGCTTCTACCAGGTGATGGTGACGCTATCGACGGTGATCATGTCGGTGGCGGGCGTGTTGCTGGGCATGCTGGTGACCGGCATGAGCTTTTCGGCGATCATGACCGGCCTCGGCATCGTGGCCCTGGCGGGCATCGTGGTGAAGAACGGCATCGTGTTGATCGATACCTATAACGATTATCACCGCCACCAGAATGTCGAGGCGGTGAAGGCGATGCTGCTGACGGTGAGCCAGCGCGTTCGCCCGGTGCTGCTGACCGCGTTCCTGACCGCTTTGGGCGTGATCCCGATGTGGGCGAATATCGAATTCGATTTCATGCGCCGCGAAATCGTCATGGGCGGGCTGGCCGGCTCGTGGTTCGTCCATCTGTCGGCCGCTCTGGTTTCGGGACTGTTCTTCTCCACTGCCCTGACGCTGGTCATGGTGCCGGTGATGATCACCGCTCCGACCGTGATGTGGAAGCAGATCAAATGGCTGGGCGCGCTGTTCGCCTCTCTGGGTCAGTGGATCGCCAGCCCGTTCCGCCGCGGCCAGCCCGTCGCGGCGCCGGCGGGCTTCGACGGGGTGGCCATGGAAGTGCCCGAGGATGGCGGTGCTGACGGCACCAAGCGCTATATCGTCTCCAAGGAGGCCGGGCTGACGGAGAAGGACGCCAGTGGCGTCGCGGTGGTCAACCGGCGAGACGCGGCGGAGTAA
- a CDS encoding type II toxin-antitoxin system death-on-curing family toxin produces the protein MTERIYLTLDDIIWIHDEQIRHYGGASGIRDEGLVLSALLRPQTGYYADVIEEAAALWESLAMNHGFIDGNKRVAFAATIIFLQANGVEPLGSEQEWIEFIYSNLEAGTFRKEVLESWLHAHTGPLEP, from the coding sequence ATGACCGAGCGCATCTATCTCACACTCGACGACATTATCTGGATTCACGACGAGCAGATCCGGCATTATGGCGGGGCCAGCGGCATCCGAGACGAAGGACTCGTTCTGTCTGCCCTGCTCCGCCCCCAGACCGGATATTATGCCGACGTCATCGAGGAAGCCGCCGCCTTATGGGAGAGCCTGGCGATGAATCATGGTTTCATCGATGGCAATAAGCGCGTGGCTTTCGCAGCAACCATTATTTTCCTCCAGGCGAATGGCGTCGAACCGCTTGGCAGTGAGCAGGAATGGATAGAATTCATCTATTCCAATCTCGAAGCCGGCACGTTTCGCAAGGAAGTTCTGGAATCCTGGCTGCATGCCCATACCGGGCCGCTTGAACCCTAA
- a CDS encoding efflux RND transporter periplasmic adaptor subunit: MRAMFSYGLALVILLLAGAWMATGTLVHGGHGPGKGEKPLISVIEGEEDGPIARALGNAGLLAEHHAPAIDPALTIAQRNEATTGAAAPLQSVRIQTYIARPMPIEVPLRGRTEAKATITAVAETAGTVDVVHVSKGERVAVGDALCTLDQGTRAAALAQAEAGIAQAEAALAQAQLNFDTNADLRNRGLAAANTANAAEVALAQARAGVSQAQAGLDNAKAELERTEIVAKVAGLVQDPLAVAGAMLNPGSPCATIVELNPMIFTGMVPEAHIGLARTGLEARIKTVTGQDVVGKVTYISSVADNATRAFRAEIEIPNDDYAIRDGVTAEAIVNVGTAPGHLLPQSVLTLDDEGTLGVRTVEDGVVAFYPITIVSDTRDGVWVTGLPLSADVIIVGQENVTSGQHVEASPAAAATETTAS; encoded by the coding sequence ATGCGCGCAATGTTTTCCTACGGCCTGGCGCTGGTGATCCTGTTGCTGGCCGGCGCCTGGATGGCGACCGGCACCCTGGTGCATGGCGGCCATGGCCCCGGCAAGGGCGAAAAGCCGCTTATTTCCGTGATCGAAGGCGAAGAAGACGGGCCGATCGCCAGAGCGCTCGGCAATGCCGGTCTGTTGGCCGAGCATCATGCCCCCGCCATCGACCCGGCCCTGACCATTGCCCAGCGTAACGAGGCGACCACCGGCGCCGCCGCGCCGCTGCAAAGCGTGCGCATCCAGACCTATATCGCCCGGCCAATGCCTATCGAAGTGCCGCTGCGCGGCCGCACCGAGGCCAAGGCGACGATCACCGCCGTGGCCGAAACCGCCGGCACGGTCGATGTCGTCCATGTCAGCAAGGGAGAGCGGGTCGCCGTGGGCGATGCGCTCTGCACCCTGGACCAGGGCACGCGCGCCGCCGCCTTGGCCCAGGCCGAAGCCGGCATCGCCCAGGCCGAGGCCGCCCTAGCGCAGGCGCAACTGAATTTCGACACCAATGCCGATTTGCGCAATCGCGGCCTGGCCGCCGCCAATACCGCCAATGCCGCCGAGGTGGCGCTGGCCCAGGCCCGGGCGGGGGTCAGCCAGGCCCAGGCCGGGCTGGACAATGCCAAGGCGGAACTGGAGCGCACCGAGATCGTCGCCAAGGTGGCCGGCCTCGTGCAGGACCCGCTCGCCGTGGCTGGCGCCATGCTCAATCCCGGCTCGCCCTGCGCGACCATCGTGGAACTCAATCCGATGATCTTCACCGGCATGGTCCCGGAGGCCCATATCGGGCTGGCCCGGACCGGGCTCGAGGCCAGGATCAAGACGGTGACCGGCCAGGACGTGGTCGGCAAGGTGACCTATATTTCCTCGGTGGCCGACAATGCCACCCGCGCCTTCCGCGCCGAAATCGAGATTCCGAACGACGATTACGCCATCCGCGACGGCGTGACCGCCGAAGCCATCGTCAATGTCGGCACGGCGCCGGGGCACCTGCTGCCGCAATCGGTGCTGACGCTGGATGACGAGGGCACGCTGGGCGTGCGCACGGTGGAGGACGGCGTGGTCGCCTTCTATCCGATCACCATTGTCAGCGATACGCGCGATGGCGTCTGGGTGACCGGGCTGCCGCTCAGCGCCGACGTCATCATTGTCGGGCAGGAAAACGTCACCTCCGGCCAGCATGTCGAGGCCAGCCCGGCCGCCGCAGCCACCGAAACCACCGCCAGCTAG
- a CDS encoding SDR family NAD(P)-dependent oxidoreductase, translating to MALLDGKVALVTGAGSGIGKATALALAREGAAVVAMSRTRDEVEATAAEIERGGGQAMAAMADITDDDGMKALVAATLERFGQLDIVVANAGINGVWAPIERLAPEEWDHTISVNLRGTYLTIHHTVPALEQAGGGAIVVVSSINGTRTFTSPGASAYSATKAGQLAMVQQLALELGQRKIRINAVCPGAIESEIDDNTERRDSEEAGIPVEFREGDIPLTGGKSGKAEDVADVILFLCSDAARHVTGTPVWIDGGQSLLR from the coding sequence ATGGCTTTATTGGACGGCAAGGTGGCGCTGGTGACCGGGGCCGGGTCAGGAATCGGCAAGGCGACGGCCTTGGCCTTGGCCCGCGAAGGGGCCGCCGTGGTGGCGATGAGCCGGACCCGGGACGAGGTCGAGGCGACGGCGGCCGAAATCGAGCGGGGCGGTGGCCAGGCCATGGCGGCGATGGCCGACATTACCGACGATGACGGGATGAAGGCGCTGGTGGCCGCGACGCTCGAGCGTTTCGGGCAATTGGATATCGTGGTGGCCAATGCCGGGATCAACGGCGTCTGGGCGCCGATCGAGAGACTGGCGCCGGAGGAATGGGACCATACGATTTCGGTCAATCTGCGGGGCACCTATCTCACCATCCACCACACCGTGCCGGCGCTGGAACAGGCCGGCGGCGGGGCCATCGTGGTGGTATCCTCGATCAATGGCACCCGCACCTTCACCTCGCCGGGCGCCAGCGCCTATTCGGCGACCAAGGCGGGTCAATTGGCCATGGTCCAGCAATTGGCGCTGGAGCTGGGGCAGCGGAAAATCCGTATCAACGCGGTGTGCCCCGGCGCCATCGAGAGCGAGATCGACGACAATACCGAGCGGCGCGACAGCGAGGAGGCCGGCATTCCGGTGGAGTTTCGCGAGGGCGACATTCCCCTCACCGGCGGCAAGAGCGGCAAGGCCGAGGATGTGGCGGACGTCATCCTGTTTCTCTGTTCGGACGCGGCGCGCCATGTCACGGGAACGCCGGTATGGATCGATGGCGGGCAGAGTTTGTTGCGCTGA
- the cysQ gene encoding 3'(2'),5'-bisphosphate nucleotidase CysQ, protein MSAFGKQAPTPSPTELAVEAAIAAAEVIRDVYHRPIQVVTKADGSPVTEADAAAEAVIIAHLQASGLPILGEESVAAGIVPVLGERYFVVDPLDGTKEFIKRNGEFTVNIGLVEHGRPVMGVVLAPASGEIFAGDADGAWSGTVVDGAVTGRRAIQVGWLARPRIVASRSHGHAALQRLSRTLDVESDVSVGSSLKFCLLARGDAQLYPRFTPTCEWDTAAGQAVLEAAGGAVVTLDGAPMRYGKGDRDFLNPFFAAAASLELAQKAAAEMRILLA, encoded by the coding sequence ATGAGCGCCTTCGGCAAGCAGGCGCCCACGCCGTCGCCGACCGAATTGGCGGTCGAGGCCGCCATTGCCGCCGCCGAAGTGATCCGCGACGTCTATCACCGGCCCATTCAGGTGGTCACCAAAGCCGATGGCTCGCCGGTGACGGAGGCCGATGCCGCCGCCGAGGCGGTCATCATCGCGCATCTGCAAGCCAGCGGCCTGCCGATCCTGGGCGAAGAAAGCGTCGCGGCGGGGATCGTGCCGGTGCTGGGCGAGCGCTATTTCGTCGTCGATCCACTGGACGGCACCAAGGAATTCATCAAGCGCAACGGCGAGTTCACGGTCAATATCGGGCTGGTCGAGCATGGGCGTCCGGTCATGGGCGTGGTGCTGGCGCCGGCAAGCGGGGAAATCTTCGCCGGCGATGCGGACGGCGCCTGGAGCGGAACGGTGGTCGATGGCGCCGTGACCGGGCGGCGGGCGATCCAGGTCGGCTGGCTGGCGCGCCCGCGGATCGTGGCCAGCCGCTCGCATGGCCATGCGGCGCTGCAACGGCTGAGCCGGACGCTGGACGTGGAAAGCGACGTCTCGGTCGGCTCGTCACTGAAATTCTGCCTGCTGGCGCGCGGCGATGCCCAGCTTTACCCCCGCTTTACTCCAACCTGCGAATGGGATACCGCCGCCGGCCAGGCCGTGCTTGAAGCGGCCGGCGGCGCCGTGGTGACGCTGGATGGCGCGCCGATGCGCTACGGCAAGGGAGACCGGGATTTCCTCAATCCGTTTTTCGCCGCCGCCGCCAGCCTGGAACTGGCGCAAAAAGCGGCAGCGGAAATGCGGATCCTGCTGGCATAG
- a CDS encoding isoprenylcysteine carboxylmethyltransferase family protein, protein METLFDGLVTLTGMAVVGAYIWSVRNHFQSDAMPPGARIIAAAVTASTIIMLALTWLSTQPILAQVVGLMIQLFSVWIFCAAIMASRQARLRFVFDPEHPHSLVDQGPYRLVRHPFYVSYSIFWFGWAMASWSLLAIPSVVILLWLYIAAARMEESHFEASPLSADYAAYKLRTGFFLPKLG, encoded by the coding sequence ATGGAAACCCTGTTCGACGGGCTGGTGACCTTGACCGGCATGGCCGTGGTCGGCGCCTATATCTGGTCCGTGCGCAATCATTTCCAGTCCGATGCGATGCCGCCGGGCGCGCGGATCATCGCCGCCGCAGTCACGGCCTCGACCATCATCATGCTGGCCCTCACCTGGTTGAGCACCCAGCCGATATTGGCGCAGGTCGTCGGGTTGATGATCCAATTGTTCAGCGTCTGGATTTTCTGCGCCGCGATAATGGCGTCGCGGCAGGCCCGGCTGCGCTTCGTGTTCGATCCCGAACATCCCCATTCGCTGGTCGATCAGGGGCCATATCGCCTCGTCCGGCACCCGTTCTATGTCTCGTATTCGATCTTCTGGTTCGGCTGGGCCATGGCGTCCTGGTCGCTTCTCGCCATACCCAGCGTTGTCATCCTGCTCTGGCTCTACATAGCGGCCGCGCGGATGGAAGAGAGCCATTTCGAAGCCTCGCCGCTCTCGGCCGATTATGCCGCCTATAAGCTGCGAACCGGCTTCTTCCTGCCCAAGCTGGGCTAG
- a CDS encoding AGE family epimerase/isomerase — MSDADFTLPRTNAGPWQSRPFHRQYLMRQANDLFDFFEAASINPKGGFHELSDEGMPVQPDNALRQIHVTTRMIHCAVIGSLLGRPGSDEVVDHGMRYLWEQHRDRKHGGYVWSLDDDGPADDSKQAYGHAFVLLAGASAKLVGHPLADQVIADVTEVIGTRFWDNKAGAVREEFANDWGQISTYRGQNSNMHLTEALMAAYEATGKEDYIQKATRIADLIIRRNAVKLDHRVAEHFHEDWSLDKQFQGSEMFRPSGTTPGHALEWSRLLFQLFVLGRKEHGWMTEAARGLFRNAIELGWDKKHGGFFYTLDWDNQPIMREKLWWPVAEAIGAAAFIGAYDKDAYYQHWYRKLWDFAENHIIDHERGGWISELKDDLTPTARLFVGKPDIYHALQACLIPLYPPSGSLTRAIIEGDRLGPQY, encoded by the coding sequence ATGAGCGACGCGGATTTTACCTTGCCCAGGACCAATGCCGGACCGTGGCAAAGCCGGCCTTTTCACCGGCAATATCTGATGCGGCAGGCCAATGACCTGTTCGATTTCTTCGAAGCGGCGTCGATCAATCCCAAGGGCGGGTTCCACGAACTCAGCGACGAGGGCATGCCGGTGCAGCCCGATAATGCGCTGCGGCAAATTCACGTCACCACCCGCATGATCCATTGCGCGGTCATCGGCAGCCTGCTGGGGCGGCCGGGATCGGACGAGGTGGTCGATCATGGCATGCGCTATCTCTGGGAGCAGCACCGGGACCGCAAGCATGGCGGCTATGTCTGGTCGCTGGATGATGACGGCCCTGCCGATGACAGCAAGCAGGCCTATGGCCATGCTTTCGTCTTGCTGGCCGGAGCGAGCGCGAAACTGGTGGGGCATCCGCTGGCCGACCAGGTGATCGCCGACGTGACCGAGGTGATCGGGACGCGGTTCTGGGACAACAAGGCCGGGGCAGTACGCGAGGAATTCGCCAATGATTGGGGGCAGATCAGCACCTATCGCGGGCAGAATTCCAACATGCACCTGACCGAGGCGCTGATGGCCGCCTATGAGGCGACCGGCAAGGAAGACTATATCCAGAAGGCGACGCGGATCGCCGACCTGATCATTCGCCGCAATGCGGTCAAGCTGGATCATCGCGTGGCCGAGCATTTCCACGAGGACTGGAGCCTCGACAAGCAATTTCAGGGCTCGGAAATGTTCCGGCCATCCGGCACCACGCCGGGCCATGCGCTGGAATGGTCGCGGCTATTGTTCCAGCTCTTCGTGCTCGGCCGCAAGGAGCATGGCTGGATGACCGAGGCGGCGCGGGGTCTGTTCCGCAACGCCATCGAACTGGGCTGGGACAAGAAGCATGGCGGGTTTTTCTATACGCTGGACTGGGACAACCAGCCTATCATGCGGGAAAAGCTGTGGTGGCCGGTGGCCGAGGCCATCGGCGCGGCGGCCTTTATCGGCGCCTATGACAAGGATGCCTATTACCAGCATTGGTATCGCAAGCTCTGGGATTTCGCCGAGAACCATATCATCGACCATGAGCGCGGCGGCTGGATCAGCGAGCTCAAGGACGATCTGACGCCGACCGCGCGCCTATTCGTGGGCAAGCCGGATATCTATCACGCGCTGCAAGCCTGCCTCATCCCGCTCTACCCGCCCAGCGGCAGCCTGACGCGGGCGATCATCGAGGGAGACAGGCTGGGGCCGCAATATTAG
- a CDS encoding alpha/beta hydrolase translates to MTIACPTMRLASGSIGYRDSGGKGMPILFIHGVCGSKEVFEHQFTAPLTDMFRLIAFDLPGHGASEDAAHPAEGYSIRALTNISVDVMNYLRLKQALVVGWSLGGHIAMELMARFPERLAGAVAIGAPPLAPGRLAPMRAFHVHKGMLLGRKARFTTRDAERWQELCYGPEPDGMHFAAILRADGRMRPETTRSLLRGGIADQRRVVATSPVPLALINGADDPIMRVKYLEKLAYANLWEERSHLIAGAGHAPFLSHPNSFNVLLHRFASDMARRFPAPYLIEKGQAPLSPSAFGHAAAPKSPRRAAR, encoded by the coding sequence ATGACTATTGCCTGTCCCACGATGCGCCTGGCCAGCGGCAGCATTGGTTATCGCGACAGCGGCGGCAAGGGCATGCCCATTCTGTTCATCCACGGGGTCTGCGGCAGCAAGGAAGTTTTCGAGCACCAATTCACCGCGCCGCTGACCGACATGTTCCGCCTGATCGCCTTCGACCTGCCGGGGCATGGCGCATCGGAGGATGCGGCACATCCAGCGGAGGGCTATTCCATCCGTGCGCTGACGAATATTTCCGTCGATGTGATGAACTATCTGCGCCTCAAGCAGGCGCTGGTGGTCGGCTGGTCGCTGGGCGGCCATATCGCGATGGAATTGATGGCGCGGTTTCCCGAGCGCCTGGCCGGGGCGGTGGCTATCGGCGCACCGCCGCTCGCCCCCGGCCGGCTGGCGCCAATGCGGGCCTTTCACGTCCACAAAGGCATGCTGCTGGGCCGCAAGGCCCGCTTCACCACGCGCGACGCCGAGCGCTGGCAGGAGCTGTGCTATGGCCCCGAGCCCGACGGCATGCATTTTGCCGCCATCCTGCGGGCCGATGGGCGGATGCGCCCGGAAACGACCAGGAGCCTGCTCAGGGGCGGCATTGCCGACCAGCGGCGGGTGGTCGCGACCTCGCCGGTGCCGCTGGCGCTGATCAATGGCGCCGACGACCCGATCATGCGGGTGAAATATCTCGAAAAACTCGCTTATGCCAATCTCTGGGAAGAGCGCTCGCATCTCATCGCCGGCGCCGGACATGCGCCCTTCCTGTCCCATCCCAACAGCTTCAACGTATTGCTGCACCGCTTTGCCAGCGATATGGCGCGCCGTTTCCCGGCGCCCTATCTGATCGAAAAGGGCCAGGCGCCGCTCAGCCCATCCGCTTTCGGGCATGCAGCCGCACCCAAATCCCCCCGACGGGCCGCAAGGTAA
- a CDS encoding PadR family transcriptional regulator, producing the protein MNVKTLCLSILYYGEASGYDIRRLCTEEEFAYFVEASFGSIYPALARLEEEGCVTSRTEQQTGKPARKVYSITETGRRIFAEELAEPLGEDIFRSPFLLFARFAHILPPDLVEQRCNEFLARTVKSRQRLDEAAAREGRNPTDRWIIDYGRAVMEVAEAHMRTHMHELVTMARAEPRKDAAE; encoded by the coding sequence ATGAACGTGAAAACGCTGTGCCTGTCGATTCTCTATTATGGAGAAGCGAGCGGCTATGACATCCGCCGGCTGTGCACCGAAGAAGAATTCGCCTATTTCGTCGAGGCCAGTTTCGGGTCGATCTATCCGGCGCTGGCCAGGCTGGAAGAGGAAGGCTGCGTCACCAGCCGCACCGAGCAGCAGACCGGCAAGCCGGCGCGCAAGGTCTATTCCATCACCGAAACCGGCCGCCGCATCTTTGCCGAGGAACTGGCCGAACCGCTGGGCGAAGACATATTTCGCAGCCCGTTCCTGCTATTCGCCCGTTTCGCCCATATCCTGCCGCCCGATCTGGTGGAGCAGCGCTGCAATGAATTCCTCGCCCGCACCGTGAAGAGCCGCCAAAGGCTCGACGAGGCAGCGGCGCGGGAGGGGCGCAATCCCACCGACCGGTGGATCATCGATTATGGCCGGGCGGTCATGGAGGTTGCGGAGGCGCATATGCGCACCCATATGCACGAACTCGTCACAATGGCGCGAGCCGAGCCACGCAAAGACGCGGCCGAATAA
- a CDS encoding type II toxin-antitoxin system prevent-host-death family antitoxin, translating to MSATDAKNKFGQVLEMAQAAPVHIQKNGRDVAVVLSAEQYAALQQDSNAPRVNPLIVKLHGESMKRWGKVYQALAK from the coding sequence ATGTCGGCAACAGACGCCAAGAACAAGTTCGGTCAGGTGCTGGAAATGGCCCAGGCCGCGCCGGTGCATATCCAGAAGAATGGACGCGACGTGGCGGTGGTGCTTTCGGCCGAGCAATATGCGGCGTTGCAGCAGGACAGCAATGCGCCGCGGGTAAATCCGCTGATTGTCAAGCTGCATGGCGAAAGCATGAAACGCTGGGGCAAGGTTTACCAGGCATTGGCCAAGTAG